A stretch of Synechococcus sp. MIT S9220 DNA encodes these proteins:
- a CDS encoding FKBP-type peptidyl-prolyl cis-trans isomerase has translation MRDILISSAVCVACLIVALVSQIVAPSTVIAAAPAAQAAIVQTAGLNSASSPMELDPDETNPTLFAMAPDSNQADASALGGPMSADKTQILASGLRITDIEVGSGPEAVAGQTVVVHYRGTLENGKQFDASYDRGKPFTFPLGRGQVIKGWDEGVQGMKVGGKRKLVIPPELGYGTRGAGGVIPPNATLIFDVELLDIKS, from the coding sequence GTGCGCGACATTCTGATCAGTTCTGCTGTCTGCGTGGCCTGCCTGATCGTGGCTCTCGTCAGTCAGATCGTGGCTCCTTCCACCGTGATCGCAGCAGCTCCGGCAGCGCAAGCTGCCATCGTTCAGACCGCTGGTCTGAACAGCGCATCCAGTCCGATGGAACTGGATCCCGATGAGACCAATCCCACTCTTTTCGCCATGGCCCCCGATTCCAACCAAGCCGACGCCTCGGCACTCGGAGGCCCCATGAGCGCCGATAAAACCCAGATCCTGGCCAGCGGCCTGCGCATCACCGACATCGAGGTCGGCAGCGGCCCTGAAGCCGTCGCCGGTCAGACCGTTGTGGTGCACTACCGAGGAACGCTCGAGAACGGCAAACAATTCGATGCCAGCTATGACCGCGGTAAGCCCTTCACGTTCCCCCTGGGACGCGGCCAAGTGATTAAAGGTTGGGATGAAGGTGTCCAGGGCATGAAAGTGGGAGGCAAGCGCAAGCTGGTGATCCCACCTGAGCTCGGTTACGGCACCCGAGGGGCCGGCGGCGTCATTCCGCC
- a CDS encoding phasin family protein: protein METANPLQQLLLRGLGTTTLVADRLRYVTQEWVSSGRLDATHASALVDDVLKALRGETPELEQQMGRNLERNRDNLLQDLGLASQKELDELRGRIDRLEQQLRQRDRQE from the coding sequence ATGGAGACCGCCAACCCTCTTCAGCAGCTGTTGCTCCGAGGTCTCGGAACCACCACCCTGGTGGCTGACCGTCTCCGTTACGTGACCCAGGAATGGGTGAGCAGTGGACGCCTCGATGCAACTCATGCCTCCGCACTTGTGGATGACGTGCTGAAGGCTTTGCGAGGTGAAACACCGGAACTGGAGCAGCAGATGGGGCGCAACCTCGAACGCAACCGCGACAACTTGCTCCAAGATCTCGGTCTCGCCAGCCAGAAGGAGCTCGATGAATTGCGCGGTCGTATCGACCGACTCGAGCAACAGCTGCGCCAACGCGATCGACAGGAGTGA
- a CDS encoding apolipoprotein N-acyltransferase: MGNDRSLSLLRGLSGGALAGLGLCFSGPWWMVPALALLWSVVRSPLAAALWAAVAIAISHRWLIALHPLTWLGVPAPLSLPLALLVWLACVLSAALLVAGWSLLARWLPGRGGFLQALILSLVWGLSETLLARGPLFWIGVGGSVLPADRWLAGLAGWFGAGGLAVVQLLLGWWLWQLWCGVRVEAEQRWRLLRWGVLGLVVAHGLGAVAITGVAQGTKDDEVLPMALWQTAIPTREKFSVRRQTELPWRLREAMESADRDGAQLLLAPEGTLPVKFGLEHGGGIPLISGGFRFVAGQQRSSLLLMTSETTGPSSSIDKHRLVPLGEWAPSLPGLAGLSAVGGLQSGEPSRLWSWGGPPAAVAICYEISNGTALAEAVANGAQWILAAANLDPYPLLLQRQFLALAQLRSLETARPLVSVANTGPTALIADRGLVEAKLPAMLPGLLPVRVESVQGMTLYAVWREWPLWVMVLVAFGALLKTRSGSGPLPARTRLRRTPPPGQE, translated from the coding sequence ATGGGCAATGACCGATCCCTGTCCTTGCTCAGGGGACTGAGCGGAGGAGCTCTGGCAGGACTCGGCCTGTGTTTTTCAGGCCCGTGGTGGATGGTCCCTGCCCTGGCGTTGCTGTGGTCGGTCGTTCGATCACCTCTGGCTGCGGCGCTCTGGGCTGCAGTGGCGATTGCCATCAGCCATCGCTGGTTGATTGCCTTGCATCCGTTGACCTGGCTGGGAGTGCCGGCACCCCTGAGTCTTCCCCTTGCCCTGCTGGTCTGGTTGGCCTGTGTTCTGTCTGCAGCACTGCTTGTGGCGGGATGGAGTCTGTTGGCGCGCTGGCTGCCTGGTCGCGGCGGCTTTCTGCAGGCCTTGATTTTGTCCCTGGTCTGGGGCCTGAGCGAGACGCTTCTCGCCAGGGGGCCGCTCTTTTGGATTGGTGTTGGTGGCAGCGTTCTTCCAGCTGATCGCTGGCTTGCAGGTCTGGCCGGTTGGTTCGGTGCCGGAGGACTGGCCGTTGTTCAGCTGCTGCTGGGCTGGTGGCTCTGGCAGTTGTGGTGCGGGGTTCGCGTTGAAGCAGAGCAGCGCTGGCGGCTTCTGCGCTGGGGTGTTCTTGGCCTGGTGGTTGCCCATGGTCTTGGTGCCGTGGCCATCACGGGAGTTGCTCAGGGCACGAAGGACGACGAGGTGTTGCCAATGGCCCTGTGGCAAACGGCGATTCCCACCCGTGAGAAGTTCAGCGTTCGTCGACAGACAGAGCTGCCCTGGCGATTGCGTGAGGCCATGGAGAGCGCCGACCGAGACGGGGCCCAACTGCTGCTCGCTCCTGAGGGCACGCTCCCCGTGAAGTTTGGGCTGGAACATGGTGGCGGAATTCCCCTGATCAGTGGTGGCTTCCGTTTCGTGGCGGGCCAGCAGCGCAGCTCGCTCCTGCTGATGACATCAGAGACAACAGGGCCGTCCAGCAGCATCGATAAGCATCGCCTGGTGCCGCTGGGGGAATGGGCTCCCTCCTTGCCCGGTCTTGCCGGCTTGTCGGCAGTTGGAGGCCTGCAGTCCGGTGAGCCCTCCAGGCTCTGGAGCTGGGGCGGCCCACCCGCGGCGGTGGCCATCTGTTACGAGATCAGCAATGGAACCGCTCTGGCCGAGGCGGTGGCGAATGGCGCGCAATGGATCCTGGCAGCAGCCAATCTCGACCCTTATCCACTGCTCTTGCAGCGGCAGTTCCTGGCACTGGCACAACTGCGCAGCCTGGAGACCGCCCGGCCCCTCGTTTCGGTTGCCAATACAGGCCCCACGGCTCTGATTGCCGATCGCGGACTCGTTGAGGCAAAACTGCCTGCCATGCTCCCGGGGCTGCTGCCGGTTCGGGTGGAATCAGTGCAAGGCATGACCCTGTATGCGGTCTGGCGTGAGTGGCCGCTCTGGGTGATGGTCCTGGTCGCGTTCGGTGCTCTGCTTAAGACGAGGTCTGGATCAGGCCCCCTCCCAGCACGGACTCGCCTTCGTAGAACACCGCCGCCTGGCCAGGAGTGA
- the mnmA gene encoding tRNA 2-thiouridine(34) synthase MnmA, with protein MSATTPSIAATSAGAQALERLQTWPGEHRVAVGLSGGVDSSLTAALMVEAGWEVEGLTLWLMSGKGACCAEGLVDAAGICEQLGVPHHIVDSRDNFAREIVEGLIEGYQAGITPLPCSRCNRSVKFGPMLDWARQERGLERVATGHYARIRLDESTGRWKLLRGLDTRKDQSYFLYDLNQDVLSRVVFPLGELTKPDTRLEAGRHGLRTAEKPESQDLCLADHHGSMRAFLDAYLPPRQGEIVLQDGTIVGHHDGIEHFTIGQRKGLGVAWSEPLHVVRLDAAMNRVVVAPRAEAGRACCEVGAINWVSIAPPAAGFSRRVEVQVRYRSGPVMADLTCIEATDADIAGQRPHRCRLRFDEPQFSITPGQAAVFYEGESVLGGGLIQTSS; from the coding sequence ATGTCGGCAACGACGCCCAGCATTGCCGCCACGTCAGCCGGTGCCCAGGCCCTGGAGCGTCTGCAGACCTGGCCAGGTGAGCACCGAGTAGCGGTGGGCCTATCTGGTGGAGTCGACAGCTCTCTCACCGCTGCCTTGATGGTGGAGGCAGGCTGGGAGGTTGAAGGGCTCACGCTCTGGCTGATGAGCGGCAAAGGCGCCTGTTGCGCCGAAGGCCTTGTGGATGCGGCAGGAATCTGCGAGCAACTGGGCGTCCCCCATCACATCGTCGATTCGCGCGACAACTTCGCGCGCGAAATTGTGGAAGGCTTGATCGAGGGCTATCAGGCTGGAATCACACCCCTGCCCTGTTCGCGCTGTAACCGGTCGGTGAAATTCGGCCCGATGCTCGACTGGGCACGGCAGGAACGGGGACTTGAACGGGTTGCCACCGGCCATTACGCGCGCATACGCCTGGATGAGTCCACAGGACGCTGGAAACTTTTAAGGGGTCTGGACACCCGCAAGGATCAGAGCTACTTCCTCTACGACCTCAACCAGGATGTGCTCTCCCGGGTGGTGTTTCCACTGGGCGAACTCACCAAACCCGATACCCGACTGGAAGCGGGCCGCCATGGACTGCGCACTGCGGAGAAGCCGGAGAGTCAGGACCTCTGCCTTGCGGATCATCACGGCTCCATGCGTGCGTTCCTCGACGCCTATCTGCCACCGCGACAGGGAGAAATCGTGCTTCAGGACGGCACGATTGTGGGCCATCACGATGGCATCGAGCACTTCACCATTGGCCAGCGCAAGGGACTGGGTGTGGCATGGAGCGAACCTCTGCATGTCGTGCGCCTGGATGCGGCGATGAATCGTGTGGTGGTGGCGCCCCGAGCTGAGGCAGGTCGAGCCTGTTGTGAGGTGGGAGCCATTAATTGGGTCTCGATCGCACCGCCGGCTGCAGGCTTCAGCCGCAGAGTGGAAGTGCAGGTTCGTTACCGCAGCGGCCCGGTGATGGCCGATCTCACCTGCATCGAGGCCACAGATGCCGACATCGCTGGACAACGTCCCCATCGTTGCCGACTGAGATTCGACGAGCCTCAGTTCTCGATCACTCCTGGCCAGGCGGCGGTGTTCTACGAAGGCGAGTCCGTGCTGGGAGGGGGCCTGATCCAGACCTCGTCTTAA
- a CDS encoding NAD(P)H-hydrate dehydratase, whose product MLGVVADMDGRASTGFSFHSEVPWAPVVIWPPADADHLLVSADQMLTLERQWLASGLPVAALMETVGQRMADWFLARRPLLDSGVLVLVGPGHNGGDGLVVARKLLEANVDVRVWAPLPLRQPLTEEHWRHLLWLGAAPLQSSPDPAEQGLWIEALFGLGQKRPLPGDLADLLQRRQCEAPGRLVSLDLPAGLDSDSGCPMQGGAAIAAHTLCVGLIKRGLIQDAALEHVGHLHRIDLAVPVRLTESLSSPAELRLRADDLAGLPRPPELPAAMKYQRGRLLLIAGSERYRGAAHLALRGALASGAGSVEACVPESVAEHLWQQAPEVVLRAGLSSDHQGSLEWGEALAPCDLARLDAVLLGPGLGMVQGCWQRWAEPLLDFAGLLVIDADGLNQLAAAEGGWRWLLKRSGPTWITPHGSEFERLFPECLQDSPLQKAAAAADYSGAVVLLKGAHSVIASPGGDLRQLTDTDPQVARTGLGDLLAGHATGWGARCLAAKGNLSFEDLAASALMHAVAARRCDQSSGAMAISDQLASLTRFMLRS is encoded by the coding sequence ATGCTGGGCGTCGTTGCCGACATGGATGGGCGGGCATCAACGGGATTCTCTTTCCATAGTGAGGTGCCATGGGCCCCGGTAGTGATCTGGCCACCCGCTGATGCCGACCATCTCTTGGTCTCCGCTGATCAGATGCTCACTCTGGAGCGGCAGTGGCTGGCCAGCGGTCTGCCGGTTGCGGCTCTGATGGAAACGGTGGGCCAGCGCATGGCTGACTGGTTTCTGGCGCGTCGGCCATTACTGGATTCCGGCGTGCTTGTGCTGGTGGGACCAGGCCACAACGGCGGAGACGGGCTGGTGGTGGCTCGCAAGTTGCTGGAGGCAAATGTGGATGTGAGGGTTTGGGCGCCCTTACCTCTGCGTCAGCCCCTCACTGAGGAGCATTGGCGCCATTTGCTTTGGCTTGGCGCTGCTCCCTTGCAGTCGTCTCCTGACCCTGCTGAACAGGGGCTCTGGATCGAGGCACTCTTTGGTCTGGGTCAGAAACGGCCATTGCCTGGCGATCTGGCTGATCTGCTCCAACGCAGACAGTGTGAGGCGCCAGGGCGTTTGGTGAGCCTGGATCTTCCCGCGGGCCTGGACTCTGATTCTGGCTGCCCCATGCAAGGCGGCGCCGCGATTGCTGCGCACACTCTCTGCGTGGGATTGATCAAGCGTGGACTCATTCAGGACGCGGCTTTAGAGCATGTGGGCCACCTGCACCGCATTGATCTGGCTGTGCCTGTGCGGCTCACTGAGTCGCTGTCATCACCGGCGGAGCTGCGCCTGCGGGCTGATGATCTTGCTGGACTTCCGCGTCCACCGGAGTTGCCGGCGGCGATGAAATATCAGCGGGGGCGTTTGTTGCTCATTGCCGGCAGTGAGCGCTATCGAGGTGCAGCCCACCTGGCGCTGCGTGGCGCCCTGGCCTCTGGTGCCGGCAGTGTTGAGGCCTGTGTTCCCGAAAGCGTCGCAGAGCATCTCTGGCAGCAGGCGCCTGAGGTGGTTCTGAGGGCGGGTCTCTCGTCGGATCACCAAGGATCGCTGGAATGGGGAGAGGCTTTGGCGCCGTGTGATCTGGCTCGCCTGGATGCCGTCTTGCTCGGGCCGGGTCTGGGAATGGTGCAGGGGTGCTGGCAGCGATGGGCGGAGCCCCTGTTGGACTTCGCCGGCCTGCTGGTGATTGATGCTGATGGCCTCAATCAGCTAGCCGCTGCTGAGGGTGGTTGGCGCTGGTTGTTGAAACGCTCCGGACCGACCTGGATCACGCCCCACGGCAGTGAATTTGAGCGCTTGTTCCCTGAATGCCTGCAGGACTCTCCGCTGCAGAAGGCCGCGGCAGCGGCGGATTACTCGGGGGCCGTGGTGCTGCTGAAGGGTGCTCACAGCGTGATTGCTTCTCCTGGCGGCGACTTGAGGCAGCTCACAGACACTGATCCTCAGGTGGCTCGTACCGGCCTGGGTGATCTTCTGGCTGGTCACGCCACTGGCTGGGGTGCCCGCTGTCTGGCAGCTAAGGGAAACCTCAGTTTCGAAGACCTTGCCGCATCTGCCTTGATGCACGCCGTTGCAGCTCGGCGATGCGATCAAAGCAGTGGTGCAATGGCGATTTCAGATCAATTAGCGAGTCTCACGCGTTTCATGTTGCGATCTTGA
- a CDS encoding RpoD/SigA family RNA polymerase sigma factor: MVSAAAGVSETQKRRSSDPISWYLATIGRIPLLTPAEEIELGNQVQQLMQLTEDGTISSDSETFSNKQKRMIRVGLRAKQRMMKANLRLVVSVAKKYQGKGLELLDLIQEGSLGLERAVEKFDPTRGYKFSTYAFWWIRQSMTRAIACQSRTIRLPVHLSERLTTIRKVSLDLAHKLGAMPSRLEIAEAMDMPVAELDSLLRQSLTTSSLDAPVNGEEGRSFLGDLIADASLGEPLDKVEQRIHHEQLGRWMSHLSDQEQHVLTLRFGLNGHERHTLAEIGRLLEVSRERVRQVELKALRKLRNLTRRVAPSF, translated from the coding sequence ATGGTCTCCGCGGCAGCAGGGGTTTCAGAAACCCAAAAACGACGAAGTAGCGATCCGATCAGTTGGTACCTCGCCACGATTGGCAGGATTCCATTGCTGACTCCAGCTGAGGAGATTGAGCTGGGCAATCAGGTGCAGCAACTGATGCAACTCACCGAGGATGGAACGATTTCATCTGACAGTGAGACGTTTTCAAACAAGCAGAAGCGCATGATCCGTGTGGGCCTGCGTGCCAAGCAGCGGATGATGAAAGCCAATCTGCGTTTGGTTGTCAGTGTTGCCAAGAAATATCAGGGAAAAGGTCTTGAACTCCTCGATCTGATTCAGGAGGGTTCCCTCGGCCTTGAGCGTGCTGTTGAGAAGTTTGACCCCACCCGTGGTTACAAATTTTCGACTTATGCCTTCTGGTGGATTCGCCAGAGCATGACGCGCGCCATTGCTTGTCAATCGCGCACCATCCGCTTGCCAGTGCATCTGAGTGAGCGCCTCACCACGATTCGCAAGGTGAGCCTTGATCTCGCCCACAAGCTCGGTGCGATGCCCAGTCGACTCGAGATTGCCGAGGCGATGGATATGCCGGTTGCAGAGCTCGATTCGCTGTTGAGGCAGTCGCTCACAACCAGCAGCCTGGATGCACCCGTGAATGGGGAGGAAGGTCGCAGCTTCCTGGGCGATCTCATTGCTGATGCTTCATTGGGAGAGCCGCTTGACAAGGTGGAGCAGCGGATTCATCACGAACAGCTCGGGCGCTGGATGAGTCATCTCAGTGATCAGGAGCAGCACGTTCTCACGCTGCGTTTCGGCTTGAACGGCCATGAGCGGCACACACTGGCCGAAATCGGTCGTCTGCTTGAGGTCTCGCGAGAGCGTGTTCGTCAGGTGGAGCTCAAGGCATTGCGCAAACTGCGTAACTTGACTCGCCGCGTTGCACCCAGCTTCTGA
- a CDS encoding histone deacetylase, producing the protein MKPPLVYHEVYSAPLPSSHRFPMAKFRQLDSCLRETGLASDVQMHRPLPVPRRLLELVHDRDYHEAFARDRLDRQAQRRIGLPVTTPLVQRTFLAVGGSLLTAQLALKHGLACHLAGGTHHAFPAYGSGFCIFNDLAICARTLLEQEGLTQIMVVDLDVHQGDATALIFQHEPRVFTFSAHAASNFPARKQSSDLDLPISDGVEDQEYLALIGDHLPDLLDRLNPQIVLYNAGVDPHRDDRLGRLALTDVGLLQRDHLVLDACLRRKIPVATVIGGGYDAMTPLVKRHALVFRAAADQARLHGL; encoded by the coding sequence TTGAAACCACCACTCGTTTATCACGAGGTTTACAGCGCCCCGCTACCCAGTAGTCATCGGTTCCCGATGGCGAAGTTTCGCCAGCTCGACAGTTGTCTCAGGGAGACAGGGCTGGCCAGTGATGTTCAGATGCATCGACCACTTCCAGTTCCTCGTCGTTTGCTGGAACTGGTTCATGACCGTGACTATCACGAAGCGTTTGCCAGGGACCGGCTGGATCGTCAGGCTCAGCGGCGTATCGGACTCCCTGTCACCACGCCTTTAGTGCAGCGCACGTTTCTTGCCGTTGGCGGTTCGTTGCTGACTGCCCAACTGGCTTTGAAGCATGGTCTGGCCTGCCACCTCGCGGGTGGGACGCACCACGCCTTTCCTGCTTACGGCAGTGGGTTCTGCATCTTCAATGATCTGGCGATCTGTGCGCGCACGTTGCTGGAGCAGGAAGGCCTCACGCAGATCATGGTGGTGGATCTCGATGTGCACCAGGGCGATGCCACTGCGCTGATCTTTCAACACGAGCCACGGGTGTTCACCTTTTCAGCGCATGCTGCGTCTAATTTCCCTGCGCGTAAGCAGAGCAGCGATCTCGACCTGCCGATCAGCGATGGGGTGGAGGATCAGGAGTACCTCGCCTTGATTGGCGACCATCTGCCTGATCTGCTGGACCGGTTGAATCCGCAGATCGTGCTGTACAACGCCGGTGTTGATCCCCATCGCGATGATCGTCTGGGACGACTGGCCTTAACGGATGTCGGCCTGCTGCAAAGGGATCATCTGGTGTTGGATGCCTGTCTGCGCCGCAAGATTCCTGTGGCCACTGTGATTGGCGGTGGATACGACGCCATGACGCCCTTGGTGAAGCGGCACGCCCTGGTTTTCAGGGCGGCAGCTGATCAGGCCCGTTTGCATGGGCTCTGA
- the pdhA gene encoding pyruvate dehydrogenase (acetyl-transferring) E1 component subunit alpha, which yields MGQDIAIGTESRSASSADGQSLLGAHAERLSTLVTAQRATVDKETGLALFRDMTLGRRFEDKCAEMYYRGKMFGFVHLYNGQEAVSTGVIGAMKRQHDWFCSTYRDHVHALSAGVPAREVMSELFGKETGCSKGRGGSMHLFSREHHLLGGFAFIGEGIPVALGAAFTSRYKRDALGDPSSNSVTAAFFGDGTCNNGQFFECLNMAQLWKLPIIFVVENNKWAIGMAHDRATSDPEIWRKAGAFGMAGEEVDGMDVLAVRAAAQRAVERARAGEGPTVLECLTYRFRGHSLADPDELRAEEEKQFWAKRDPLKALERDLVGSGLTSSEDLRAIEKEIDGIVQDCVDFALSAPEPDGSELTRYIWAED from the coding sequence ATGGGTCAGGACATCGCAATCGGCACAGAGTCACGCAGCGCCTCCTCCGCCGACGGACAGTCATTGCTTGGGGCCCATGCAGAGCGGCTCTCAACCCTGGTGACAGCCCAAAGGGCCACCGTGGACAAGGAAACCGGCCTGGCTCTGTTTCGCGACATGACCCTCGGCCGTCGCTTCGAGGACAAGTGCGCGGAGATGTACTACCGCGGCAAGATGTTTGGCTTCGTGCACCTCTACAACGGTCAGGAGGCTGTGAGCACTGGTGTGATCGGTGCCATGAAGCGACAACACGACTGGTTCTGCAGCACCTATCGCGATCACGTTCATGCCCTGAGTGCCGGCGTTCCCGCCCGAGAGGTGATGAGCGAACTGTTCGGCAAGGAAACCGGTTGCAGCAAAGGACGCGGTGGCTCGATGCACCTGTTCTCCAGAGAACACCACCTGCTGGGCGGTTTTGCCTTCATCGGCGAAGGCATTCCAGTCGCCCTCGGCGCGGCATTCACCAGCCGCTACAAGCGGGATGCCCTTGGTGACCCCAGCAGCAATTCAGTGACAGCTGCCTTCTTCGGAGATGGCACCTGCAACAACGGGCAGTTCTTTGAGTGCCTGAACATGGCGCAGCTCTGGAAGCTGCCGATCATTTTTGTGGTCGAAAACAACAAATGGGCCATCGGCATGGCCCACGACCGTGCCACCAGCGATCCAGAGATCTGGCGTAAGGCCGGTGCTTTCGGCATGGCCGGAGAAGAGGTCGACGGCATGGACGTTCTGGCCGTTCGGGCCGCCGCCCAGAGGGCCGTTGAACGGGCCCGGGCTGGTGAAGGACCAACGGTTTTGGAGTGCCTGACCTACCGATTCCGAGGCCATTCACTGGCTGACCCTGATGAACTGCGTGCCGAAGAAGAAAAACAGTTCTGGGCCAAACGCGATCCACTCAAAGCGCTTGAACGCGACCTCGTCGGCTCCGGCCTGACCAGCAGCGAGGACCTGCGGGCGATCGAGAAGGAAATCGATGGCATCGTGCAGGACTGTGTCGACTTCGCCCTCAGTGCACCCGAACCTGATGGATCTGAGCTGACGCGGTACATCTGGGCTGAAGACTGA
- a CDS encoding ARC6/PARC6 family protein — translation MGKTPDTAYSLQPIAATLVDLPIDHFRLLGVSPTAEPEAVLRTLQLRLDRCPDQGFTHESLNQRAELLRLSADLLTDPERRGQYEATLLELGQDHPGDTAGLELSSNLEVAGLMLLWEAHAPHEAFQLARQALQPPQAPALGSGRESDLALLAALAVRDAADQDQEQRRYESAANLLQEGMQLLQRMGKLPEQRQVLETDLSRLRPFRILDLLSRDLAEQSARHEGLTMLESFISDRGGLEGRALEGLETADLPAGMDQGAFELFFQQIRRFLTVQEQVDLYGRLQDAGSADASFLVVMALAAAGFSQRKPERVQDARTRLEELSLDGLDTQPLLGCLDLLLGDVDRAERHFASSPDPALKTWLTAHPGDALAALCDYCRTWLGRDVLPGYRDVDAEAIDLEAWFADRDVQAYVERLERQAQPRDWSFGDLSPLTVDPDGTLPLPLLDSESPIDAPEDSDDAPGGGFVWPSLPRPTLPSMPQLQFPQLQWPELPQPSRSTWIGSGVFLAVVLVIGVFSVVGLRRDAEQPQLAGEPSIDAPVDQLPPAGQQPGSADNSTEASEQEPASAAQSDADPVLRSERPSEAQLEALLQAWLDRKAMVLRGDGSADERLQPIARTRLINQVRQQRSADQSEGLTQKVEATIDFMRVISRTPQRIELRADVDYSDQTLNAAGTVVNSTAPRSLKVTYILGRDEDGWRLQAYAPV, via the coding sequence ATGGGCAAAACCCCAGACACTGCCTACAGTCTGCAGCCAATAGCTGCAACGCTGGTGGACCTGCCCATCGACCATTTCCGTCTGCTGGGGGTTAGTCCGACGGCGGAACCTGAGGCCGTGTTACGCACACTTCAGTTGCGCCTGGATCGCTGTCCCGATCAGGGGTTCACCCATGAGTCGCTCAATCAAAGAGCTGAGCTGCTCCGCTTATCAGCAGACCTGCTCACGGACCCTGAACGCCGTGGCCAGTACGAAGCCACGCTGCTGGAACTCGGTCAGGACCATCCGGGCGACACGGCTGGTCTGGAACTGTCCTCCAACTTGGAGGTGGCCGGACTGATGCTCCTGTGGGAAGCGCATGCGCCCCATGAGGCTTTCCAGTTAGCCCGCCAGGCCTTGCAGCCGCCTCAAGCTCCTGCGCTGGGCAGTGGCAGGGAGTCGGATCTGGCCTTGCTGGCGGCTCTAGCAGTACGCGACGCTGCCGATCAGGACCAGGAGCAGCGCCGCTACGAGTCAGCGGCCAACCTTCTGCAAGAGGGGATGCAGCTGCTTCAGCGGATGGGCAAGCTTCCCGAGCAGAGGCAGGTGCTGGAAACCGATCTCTCCAGGCTTCGTCCATTCCGAATCCTGGATCTGCTCAGTCGTGATCTGGCTGAGCAATCGGCGCGTCATGAAGGATTGACGATGTTGGAGAGCTTCATCAGCGATCGTGGTGGACTCGAAGGTCGTGCTCTCGAGGGGCTGGAGACAGCTGATCTGCCCGCCGGCATGGATCAGGGAGCCTTTGAGTTGTTTTTTCAGCAGATTCGCCGCTTCCTGACTGTGCAGGAGCAGGTGGATCTGTACGGACGCCTGCAGGACGCCGGCTCCGCCGATGCGTCCTTCCTGGTGGTGATGGCTCTTGCTGCTGCAGGTTTTTCCCAGCGCAAGCCTGAACGGGTTCAGGACGCCCGCACCCGTTTGGAGGAACTGAGTCTTGATGGCCTCGACACCCAGCCGCTACTGGGATGTCTCGATCTGCTTCTTGGCGATGTGGATCGGGCCGAGCGTCATTTTGCAAGCAGTCCTGATCCTGCTCTCAAGACCTGGTTGACAGCGCATCCTGGCGATGCCTTGGCTGCGCTCTGTGACTACTGCCGCACTTGGCTCGGACGAGATGTGCTGCCCGGCTATCGGGATGTGGATGCCGAAGCCATTGATTTGGAGGCTTGGTTTGCTGATCGCGATGTGCAGGCTTACGTCGAGAGGTTGGAGCGTCAGGCGCAACCAAGGGACTGGTCTTTCGGCGACTTGTCTCCTCTGACGGTGGATCCCGATGGAACACTTCCGCTGCCTTTGCTGGATTCCGAGTCTCCAATCGATGCCCCAGAGGACAGCGACGATGCGCCTGGAGGAGGTTTCGTCTGGCCGTCATTGCCTCGCCCAACACTGCCGTCTATGCCGCAGTTGCAATTCCCGCAGTTGCAATGGCCGGAGTTGCCACAGCCCAGTCGTTCGACCTGGATCGGATCCGGGGTGTTCCTGGCTGTGGTGCTGGTGATCGGGGTTTTCAGCGTGGTTGGTCTTCGCCGCGATGCCGAGCAGCCCCAGCTGGCCGGTGAACCATCGATTGATGCACCCGTGGATCAGCTGCCTCCAGCTGGGCAACAGCCGGGCTCTGCTGACAACTCCACCGAAGCGTCCGAGCAGGAGCCTGCTTCAGCTGCTCAGTCTGACGCTGATCCCGTGCTGCGTTCCGAGCGTCCCTCCGAAGCCCAGCTGGAGGCCTTGCTGCAGGCCTGGCTGGATCGCAAAGCGATGGTTTTGCGCGGTGATGGCTCAGCGGACGAACGTCTCCAACCCATTGCCAGAACAAGGCTGATCAACCAGGTGCGCCAGCAGAGATCTGCTGATCAGTCAGAGGGTCTGACACAGAAGGTTGAGGCCACCATCGACTTTATGAGGGTCATCAGCCGAACTCCCCAGCGCATTGAGTTGCGTGCGGATGTCGACTACAGCGATCAAACGCTGAACGCAGCTGGAACGGTGGTGAACAGCACTGCGCCGAGATCGCTCAAAGTCACCTACATCCTGGGTCGAGATGAGGATGGCTGGCGGCTGCAGGCCTATGCACCGGTCTGA